From Grus americana isolate bGruAme1 chromosome 22, bGruAme1.mat, whole genome shotgun sequence, the proteins below share one genomic window:
- the ARHGAP23 gene encoding rho GTPase-activating protein 23 isoform X3 — MTHPRGTRSPRRIIAGLNIAPLAAGAPLRTSPQSLPLPGGPCSGTWVLRWHGCQWAPLSLPWDPTAGARALPGQARWPRRREEENGNRAGPPRSRLEPMDTIFVKNVREDGPAHQAGLRTGDRLVKVNGESIIGKTYSQVIALIQNSDDVLELSIMPKDEDILQLAYSQDAYLKGNEPYSGGAQSIPEPPPICYPRKTYPFQARGAEPPPGQPPDARAHHPAAAGPSSPLGTTTLASTWREAGGSPVHRPDELQPGGPPPRPTAPHGHPSSFSRTGCPSNVASSLPDRYGMPPPTPSCYGVPKHVAEHQTHCGFKEGVGGLSGAGRPPREAAGSQRVPGRQECQQALSRWFCSQEPRRSASEERRHAMPPRYRSVSQDRLGGSAANPRGWPHSASHDTLLQPSREGWAPRARSDHYLGRYGRSMEALEPGALLSPRLDRSAWPPQRVCRATVTTAAQIIPHSSFTPSSSSSSSREPAPVQKHPSQPNLQSVDDSGYIGYRSYSPSFQRRTGLLHALSFRDPAFGGLPTFSISQRPAAPLPERVIPAIPPPTGPPPMPTAPREQRPESSRVPEQPEERREEVVLRQKPPTGRKMPPPLRQMNFVFPEGVKETDICDPPPAGSKGERPAAERQGRRVAPLAAPEDSLASIPFIDEPTSPSIDLKAKHIPASSVVSSAMNSAPAVATSPSSPTFAFALSRHYSQDCSSIKAGRRSSYLLAITTERSKSCDDGLNAFRDEGKILRRMPSRVPSLRMLRSFFTDGSLDSLGTSEDARSKRHSTSDLSDVPFSAVRKEGWLHCKQILTKKGKKVGGGIRQWKRVFAVLRTHSLYLCKDRREAVTCAPAPGEEEPPISIRACLVDISYSETKRKHVFRLTTADFCEYLFQAEDREDMLAWIKVIRENSKAEGEDPGFASQALINKKLNDYRKVSPAGAKPDSSPKGSRGLGIRAEFLKQTGTSTPRSPRQDAAVTKDESGSQKAPWGINIMKKNKKSVPRAFGVRLEDCQPAPDNKNVPLIVEACCKVVEDRGLEYMGIYRVPGNNAVVSSLQEQLNKGATEINLQDERWQDLNVISSLLKSFFRKLPEPLFTDDKYNDFIEANRIEDASERMRTLRKLIRDLPGHYYETLKFLVGHLKTIADHSEKNKMEPRNLALVFGPTLVRTSEDNMTDMVTHMPDRYKIVETLIQHSDWFFSDKEDKGEKTPVDEKEAQSVPNIEYLLPNIGRTAAPGDAAGSTRSGSAKPKGTWPSRKAPPHRELLAIPFVSAAARKRRKKREAEGVGSSTDDDMERRDTPGREREVEGTAATLPAPGKAPCSTGAEAAAPSPAGMEQESSLEPGGAGSDLAPDARSIVSGYSTLSTMDRSLCSEVQSVAGSRGEEADDERSELSHMETDTESREGARPRPGQADGGTGDEDKEPPGRPSFNSHRLIQCDTLARRKLGRPRPVGETPAPTTEDQGWIPPGRPSLREQLRQRLRASADDMGVRLRRAHSPETRRKKSSWRRHTVVVPGGIKDLNFNEWKEPRGLEVAPGPCHDKDSGLSSLESTKARPPAPAPAQPGTAGEVPGTKSPPGSPGPPAPLRFPQCL; from the exons ATGACCCACCCCCGGGGGACACGCTCCCCCCGCCGAATAATTGCAGGGCTAAATATAGCCCCGCTGGCGGCTGGTGCCCCTCTGAGGACGTCTCCGCAAAGCCTTCCCCTTCCCGGGGGTCCCTGCAGTGGGACCTGGGTGCTGCGGTGGCATGGGTGCCAGTGGGCACCTTTGTCTCTCCCCTGGGACCCCACTGCGGGGGCTCGGGCTCTCCCCGGCCAGGCTCGGTGGCCCAGGAGAAGG gaggaggagaacggGAACCGAGCAG GTCCCCCCCGGAGCCGCCTGGAGCCCATGGACACCATCTTCGTGAAGAACGTGCGGGAGGATGGGCCGGCGCACCAGGCTGGGCTGCGCACCG gggacCGGCTGGTCAAGGTGAACGGGGAGAGCATCATCGGGAAAACCTACTCGCAGGTCATCGCCCTGATCCAGAACAG TGACGATGTGCTGGAGCTCTCCATCATGCCCAAGGACGAGGACATCCTCCAGCTG GCGTATTCGCAGGATGCCTACCTGAAGGGCAACGAGCCGTACTCTGGTGGGGCGCAGAGCATCCCCGAGCCCCCCCCCATCTGTTACCCGCGGAAGACGTACCCCTTCCAGGCGCGGGGTGCCGAGCCCCCCCCTGGCCAGCCGCCGGATGCCCGTGCCCACCACCCCGCCGCCGCGGGCCCCTCGTCCCCGCTCGGCACAACCACGCTCGCCAGCACCTGGAGAGAGGCGGGTGGCAGCCCCGTGCACCGCCCCGACGAGCTGCAGCCTGGGGgtccccccccacgccccacCGCACCCCACGGACACCCCAGCTCCTTCTCCCGCACCGGCTGCCCCAGCAACGTCGCATCCTCTCTGCCTGACCGCTACGGgatgcccccccccaccccctcctgcTACGGGGTCCCCAAGCACGTCGCGGAGCACCAGACTCACTGCGGCTTCAAGGAGGGCGTCGGGGGGCTGTCGGGGGCCGGGCGGCCCCCCCGGGAGGCAGCGGGCAGCCAGCGTGTCCCCGGCCGGCAGGAGTGCCAGCAGGCTCTGTCCCGCTGGTTTTGCAGCCAGGAGCCACGGCGGAGTGCCTCGGAGGAGCGGCGGCACGCCATGCCGCCCCGCTACCGTAGCGTGTCCCAGGACCGGTTGGGGGGCTCGGCGGCGAACCCCCGGGGCTGGCCGCACAGCGCCTCGCACGAcaccctgctgcagccctcccGCGAAGGCTGGGCGCCCCGCGCCCGCTCCGACCACTACCTGGGCAGGTACGGGCGCTCCATGGAGGCGCTGGAGCCCGGCGCCCTGCTCTCCCCTCGCCTCGACCGCTCCGCGTGGCCACCCCAGAGGGTCTGCCGGGCCACCGTCACCACTGCCGCGCAGATCATCCCGCACAGCTCCTTCacgccttcctcctcctcctcctcctcacggGAGCCGGCGCCTGTGCAGAAGCACCCGTCGCAGCCCAACCTGCAGAGCGTGGATGATTCGGGCTACATCGGCTACCGGAGCTACAGCCCATCCTTCCAGCGCCGCACCGGGCTGCTGCACGCTCTCTCCTTCCGCGATCCGGCTTTCGGTGGCCTGCCCACCTTCAGCATCTCGCAGCGGccggccgccccgctcccggAGAGGGTGATCCCCGCCATCCCACCGCCCACCGGCCCCCCCCCGATGCCTACCGCACCCAGGGAGCAGCGGCCGGAGAGCAGCCGGGTGCCCGAGCAGCCGGAGGAGCGGAGGGAAGAGGTGGTTTTGCGGCAGAAGCCGCCCACGGGCCGCAAGATGCCACCCCCCCTGCGGCAGATGAACTTTGTCTTCCCCGAGGGGGTGAAGGAGACGGACATTTGTGACCCCCCGCCGGCTGGCAGCAAAGGGGAGAGGCCGGCGGCCGAGCGGCAAGGCCGGCGTGTGGCTCCCTTGGCAGCCCCCGAGGACTCGCTGGCGTCCATCCCCTTCATCG ACGaacccaccagccccagcatTGACCTGAAGGCCAAGCACATCCCCGCCTCCTCGGTGGTCTCCAGCGCCATGAACTCCGCACCCGCCGTcgccaccagcccctcctcgCCCACCTTCGCCTTTGCGCTGAGCCGGCACTACTCCCAGGACTGCA GCAGCATCAAGGCCGGCCGCCGCTCGTCCTACCTCCTGGCCATCACCACCGAGCGCTCAAAGTCCTGCGACGATGGTCTGAACGCATTTCGGGACGAGGGGAAGATCCTAAG GAGGATGCCCAGCCGGGTCCCCAGCCTCCGCATGCTGAGGAGCTTCTTCACCGATGGG TCTCTGGACAGCCTTGGCACGTCCGAAGACGCCCGCTCCAAAAGACACTCAACCTCCGACCTCTCGGACGTCCCGTTCAGCGCCGTGAGGAAGGAGGGCTGGCTCCACTGCAAGCAGATCCTCACCAAAAAGGGGAAG AAGGTCGGTGGAGGCATCCGGCAGTGGAAGCGCGTCTTCGCCGTGCTGCGCACCCACTCGCTGTACCTGTGCAAGGACAGGCGGGAGGCGGTGACCTGCGCCCCGGCCCCAGGTGAGGAGGAGCCGCCGATCAGCATCCGAGCGTGCCTGGTGGACATCTCCTACAGCGAGACCAAGAGGAAGCACGTCTTCCGGCTGACGACCGCTGACTTCTGTGAATATCTCTTTCAGGCAGAGGATCGGGAAGACATGCTGGCCTGGATCAAAGTCATCAGGGAGAACAGCAAGGCTGAGGGCGAG gACCCCGGTTTTGCCAGCCAAGCGCTTATCAACAAGAAGTTAAACGACTACCGGAAAGTGAG ccccgcagGTGCCAAGCCCGATTCCTCACCCAAGGGCTCTCGTGGGCTGGGGATCCGAGCCGAGTTCCTGAAGCAGACGGGAACCAGCACGCCCCGGTCCCCCAGGCAGGATGCGGCCGTCACAAAAG ATGAGAGCGGCTCCCAAAAAGCCCCATGGGGCATCAACATCATGAAGAAGAACAAGAAATCTGTCCCCCGGGCCTTTGGCGTGAGGCTGGAGGACTGCCAGCCTGCCCCGGACAACAAG AACGTCCCCCTGATCGTCGAAGCTTGCTGCAAGGTGGTGGAGGACCGAGGGCTGGAGTACATGGGCATCTACCGCGTGCCCGGGAACAACGCGGTGGTGTCCAGCCTGCAGGAACAGCTCAACAAGGGAGCCACCGAGATCAACCTGCAGGACGAG CGGTGGCAGGATCTGAACGTCATTAGCAGTTTGTTGAAATCCTTCTTCCGAAAGCTGCCGGAGCCCCTCTTCACTGACG ATAAGTACAACGACTTCATCGAGGCCAACCGGATAGAGGACGCCAGCGAGAGGATGAGGACGCTGCGGAAGCTG ATCCGGGACCTGCCAGGTCACTACTACGAGACACTCAAGTTCCTGGTGGGTCACCTGAAGACCATCGCTGACCACTCGGAGAAGAACAAG ATGGAGCCCCGAAACCTGGCCCTGGTGTTCGGCCCCACGCTGGTGCGGACGTCCGAGGACAACATGACCGACATGGTGACGCACATGCCCGACCGCTACAAAATTGTGGAGACCCTCATCCAGCAC TCAGACTGGTTCTTCAGCGACAAGGAGGACAAGGGCGAGAAG ACCCCCGTGGATGAGAAGGAGGCTCAGTCCGTGCCCAACATCGAGTACCTGCTCCCCAACATCGGCAGGACCGCGGCGCCCGGCGATGCCGCAG GCTCGACCCGCAGCGGCTCCGCCAAACCGAAG GGCACGTGGCCGTCGCGGAAGGCGCCGCCGCACCGGGAGCTCCTCGCCATCCCCTTCGTCTCGGCCGCTGCCcgcaagaggaggaagaagagagaggccGAGGGCGTCGGGAGCAGCACTGACGATGACATGGAGCGCAGGGACACCCCGGGCCGGGAGCGGGAGGTCGAGGGGACCGCGGCCACCCTGCCAGCACCCGGCAAAGCCCCCTGCAGCACCGGCGCCGAGGCGGCGGCCCCCAGCCCGGCCGGGATGGAGCAGGAGAGCTCCCTGGAGCCTGGGGGTGCCGGGTCCGATCTGGCGCCGGACGCCCGCTCCATCGTGTCAGGCTACTCCACCCTGTCCACCATGGACCGCAGCCTGTGCTCCGAGGTGCAGTCGGTGGCCGGGAGCCGCGGGGAGGAGGCGGATGACGAGCGCAGCGAGCTCAGCCACATGGAGACGGACACGGAGAGCCGGGAgggcgcccggccccggccggggcaggcagACGGGGGGACCGGGGACGAGGACAAGGAGCCCCCCGGCCGCCCCTCCTTCAACTCCCACCGCCTGATCCAGTGCGACACGCTGGCCCGCAGGAAGCTGGGGCGGCCCCGGCCGGTCGGCGAGACCCCGGCACCCACCACGGAGGACCAAGGCTGGATCCCCCCAGGACGACCCTCGCTGCGGGAGCAGCTCCGGCAGCGCCTGCGAGCCTCGGCTGACGACATGGGGGTCCGCCTGCGCCGAGCCCACTCCCCTGAGACACGCCGCAAGAAGAGCAGCTGGCGTCGGCACACCGTGGTGGTGCCCGGCGGCATCAAGGACCTCAACTTCAACGAGTGGAAGGAGCCGCGGGGGCTGGAGGTGGCCCCGGGACCCTGCCACGACAAGGACTCGGGGCTCAGCAGCCTGGAGTCCACCAAagcccggcccccggcccccgccccggcacagcccggcACTGCCGGCGAGGTGCCGGGCACCAAGagccccccgggcagccccggccccccggcccccctgcGCTTCCCCCAGTGTCTCTGA